CGAGCATGGCGTCGGCCAGCCCGGTCACGAGGTTGGTCGCGCCGGGGCCGCTGGTCGCCATACACACGCCGAGTTGTCCGGTCGCCTTGGCCCAGCCCTCGGCGGCGTGCGCCGCGCCCTGCTCGTGGCGGGTCAGGACGTGGCGCACCTCGGGGTAGAAGGTCAGGGCGTCGTAAACCGGCATGATGGCCCCGCCCGGATAGCCGAACACGGTCGTGATGCCGTGGTTGGCCAGCGTGGCCCACAGCGCCTTGGCTCCGGTCATGTCCCCGCGTTCGGGACCCTGGTACTGCCCTGCGTGTTCGCCTTCTTGCATAAGCCCTCCTGAACGAAAAACCCCGCCTCGTCTTCGGGCGGGGGGATGCGGCGTATGGTGACGCTCAGCCTCGGCAACCCCCGACGCTAAGAAGTACCACCACGAGCACGCAGTTCATGCGTCCGAGCTTAGCGGCCGGGGCGGGGTGCGGTCAGGGTGCGTCTAGATAGGGGACGTACAAGATGCTTTGGGGAGGCCGGCAGAAGCGCGGGGAGGCGTGTGGGGCGGCCAGAAAGGCTCCTGGCTTCTGGCAAGAGCCACAGCAGCGGGTGCTCAAATTTCTCTTACGCCCCGGTCGCGTCCTACTTCCAGTGGGGCGACTCCGGCACGTTCTGGCGGCTGTCCTCCACCTGGGTGGCCCACCACGTCCGCAGCCATGCGCGGAAGGCCGGGTACGTTCCGCCGAGCGCCGCGCGTACCTTGCGGTCCTTCTCGGCCCGCATCCCGGCCAGACGGGTGTTCAGAGCAGCGGCGTTGTCGCGTCCGACCACGCGCCACGCCGCCTGCCCGTACTGGTGCTCGCTGGCGGCCAGGCGGCGCAGCTCGCGCACCTGGGCGGGACTCAGACGCAGCTCGCGCACCAGCCGCTCGCCGTCGGCGCGCCCGGCAGGCAGCACCAACAGCCGCGTCAGGACCTCGCTGGCGGGCCAGGGGTCGGCGGGACGCGACAGAGCCGGTCCAGGCTGCGCCGGCCTGGCCAGGGCCTGACGGGCCTGCAGGGGGCCGGTCCGGTTGGCGCTGGTCGGGGTGGCCTGGGCCGGGGCAGCCAGGCCACTGCCCAGCGTCCAGGCACCCAGCAGGGTGAGCAGCAGAGGAGCAGAGGTCATGGTGTCAGGGTAGATGGTGCTCTCATGAGAAGAACGGGAACGGCCGTGAAGGAGCCTGCTAGCATGCCCGGCGTGAATCTTCCGCAGCCGGCGGCCGGGCCGGACCCCCTGCCCCCAGCTCCGGCCTCTCCGGCTCCGGCCCGCGAGACCCCCTGGCGGACCTTCTGGCGGCAGTGGATTCTGGGAGCGCTGCTGCCGGTGTACCTCGTGACCACCTTCGTCTGCACGCTGGCGCGCGTGGACGGCGAGAGCATGGCACCCACCCTGCAAAGCGGCCAGATGCTGCTGCTGCTCAAATACCCGCGGTGGTTGCACGCCTGGGGCCTGAGCGGGCCGTATGTCCACCGGGGCGACCTCGTCATCTTCAAGGCGCCGGCCGAGAGTCCTTACAGCTACGAGACGTTGTACGGGGTCACGCACCGCCCCTACAACGTCAAGCGGGTCATCGGGCTGGCAGGGGACACGGTGGCGGTCGAGGACGGCCGGGTCTACGTCAACGGCCGTCCTCTCGCCGAGAGCTACGCGAGCGCGGAAGGCTACGTCAACAGCCAGCCGCCCGAGGTCGTGCCGCCGGGCAAGGTGTGGGTCATGGGCGACAACCGCCTCACCGGGGCCAGCCTCGACTCGCGCGCCTACGGCGCGGTAGACCTGCGTGACGTGGCCGGCACTGCCGACTTGCGGCTGTGGCCCCGGCCCGGTCCGGTGGCCCGCTGACCGCCCCCTGACCCCGCGTGAGCGTCCCTTGGGCGCGTCCCTTAGCCGGTCATCATGCGGCCCTGGTACGGTGCGGCCATGAAGGTTCTGCGCACATTGTTCCCCGTCGCCCTGCTGGCCGGCACCCTGGCCGGCGCGCAGACGCTGGTCCCCCTGAGCGATCCCAAGCTGCCCTTCCGTTTCAGCCATCCGCAGGGCTGGCTGGGCGTGGACCTCGGTGACAGGGCGAGCGGCGTAAGTATGGTCTCGGCCAAGGCGCCGCCCGCCACCATGATCCGGCTACTGTTCGTGCCCAAGAACGGCAAGGCGATCAACGTGGTCCAGGAGCTCGGCGGCTTCGAGCAGGGGCTCAAGTCTACGGGCGTCACCCTCAAGACCCTCACGAGCCGGGCCGCGAGCTACGGCGGCGTCAGTGGAACCGAGCGCGAGTACCAACTGAGCAAGGGCAAGGACGTGCTGAGGATGCGGGTGTGGTTCGGCAACGGCTCCAAGAACCTGTATTCCTTCCAGCTCACCGACACGGCGGCGCGCTACGCCGCGGCCAACGCGCTGTATACCAAGGTGCTCGCCACCGTCCGTTTTTGAGGCCCGGAAGAGGCCAGGCGGCAGGTGGCCTGCGCCTCCTTCCAGGACGGACCCACCTGAACATGGGAAGCGGCGCGGCCGCGACCGGGGAGGCAACGGGATGACAGGTATCCGGCTCTGGCGAAAGGTTTCCGTCAAGCTTTCGGTGCTCGGCAGAGGCGCCAGGACCCGGTCTGGACTCCGGGGCCGGGCCTGCCGGACCGCCCTTCTCGGCGCGGCGCTTCTCGGGACCCCTGCGCTCGCGGCCAACCGGCCCGAGGTGACGCGGGTGGCGTTTTCACCCGACGGCGCGCGGGTGCTCGTGCTGACCCGGCAGATTCTGGACGGCAGCGGTTTTCCCGAAGCGCGGCTGGTCGTGCTCGACACGGGCACCGGCCGCACCCTGCGCGACCGCACCCTCTCGGACGAGACGCCGGGGGTGACGCCCGCCGCGCTCGAAGCCCAGGTGCTGCGGGGAGAACAGGTCCGGCTGAAGGGTTGGAACCTCTGGCTCGGCCGCACGTCGGTCCCGCGTTACCGGGCGCCAACCTCGCCCTTTCCCACCTGGGGCGAGGGCATCGGGGCGGGCCAGAGCCGCAGTGTTCCGGTCGTGCTGTGGTCCCGCCCGGTGCCGCTGGTGCTGGGGGTGCGGGCCAGCGGCGTGGCCTGCGACTTCCCGGATCTGTTGCCAGGCGGCGCGGTGCCGGCCACCTTCACGCTGCGGGTCGGCGGGCAGCGCGTGGCTGGCCTGGTCCGGCTGCCGACCTGCGTGGCCCGCTTCCGGCTCGACCGGGTGGACATTCAGGGCGACCGCGCCCTGCTGACCGTGCGCGCCTACCGCCCCGGTTTTGAGGGACCGGACGCCCTGCCGGTATTCGTGGCGGCGCGGCTGCGCTAGGGGGATCGGTTCAGGACTTGCCGGGCCTGCCCGGAACGGGGGGTGGCCCGGGCAGGTCCACGACCGCCAGCCCCAGCTTGCGCAGCAGGTCGCCCAGGGTCTCGAGTTCCGCCGGCTCCATGACCCCGAACAGCTCGCAGATGCCGCGCACATGGTCGGGCAACATTCGGGCAATGAGCGCCTCGCCCTCGGTGGTGAGGGTCACGCGCATCACCCGGCGGTCCTGAGGGTCGCGCTCGCGCGTCACGAGGCCGTCGCGCTCCAGGTTGTCGATAACCATCGTGAGGTTGCCACTCGAGCGCAGGATCTTCTGGGCCAGCTGACGCTGACTCAGGGGCCCGACATGGTAGACGGCCTCCAGCACGCCGAACTGACTAGTGGTCAGGCCATGATCGGCCAGGTGGCGGTTGGCGGCGACTTCCACGGCATGGGAGGCGCGCCAGAGCCTGATATAGGTGCTGAGCGCCTGGCGTTCCTCGGGAGTCCCGGAGTAACGGGTAGGCATAGGGGGTATCCTCCGCAATCCAGCGTCAGAAATCAAGGTGATATGAAGACCGGCTAAGCTGTTCGGTGGGTCATCCGCCACCGCGCGGGTTTCCTCCGTCGCCGAGGCCCGGCCTTGGCGACGGAGGAAAACGCAGGGGGGTTCCGGTTTCAGCGGGTAGCCCGCACCTCTTCGCTCGCCAGCCGGATGCAGGTGGCCACGCCGCGCATCGCCTCGCCGACCTCGGCCAGTGGGGGGCGAGTGGGCGAGAGCCGGATGTTGGTGTTGCGGGGGTCCTGTCCGTCCGGGTAGGTCGCGCCGGCCGGCGTGAGGCTGATGCCGGCGGCCTCGGCCAGTTCGACCACCCGCGACGCCACGGGCTCGGCCGTGTCCAGGCTGATGAAGTAGCCGCCGCGCGGCGTGGCCCAGGTGGCGTAGCCGCCGCCACCCTCACCCAGTTCGGTTTCCAGCGCCTCGTACACCGCGCGGAACTTGGGCGCGATGAGGGCGGCATGGTCCCTCATCAGGCCTTCGAGCCCACCCTCGTAGGCGTTCAGGAACTTGACGTGACGGGCCTGCTCGACCTTGTTGGGGCCGATGCTCTGCGCGCCCAGGTACTTGCCGAGCCACTTGACGTTGTCCTCGCTGCTCGCCACGAAGCCCAGGCCCGCGCTGGCGAAAGTCACCTTGCTCGTGCTCGCGAACACGAAGGCGCGGTCGGGGTACCCGCCGTCACGGGCCAGCGCCACGAAGTTCACGGGCTCGTCGTGTTCGCCGTCCAGATGGTGCACGCGGTAGGCGTCGTCGGCAAAGATGGTGAAGTCGGGTGCCGCCGCCCGGAGCCCTGCGAGGCGCCGCGCCTTCTCGGCGCTGATGCTCTCGCCGCCGGGGTTCGAGTAGGTTGGTACGAACAGGATGCCCTTGACCGCAGGGTCGCCCGCCGCGAGCAGTTCGGCGGCGTCCACGTCGGGGCCGTCGGCCTCCATATTCACGCACAGCAGCTCGAAGCCCAGGGTCTGGAGCAGCAGGAAGTGGCGGTCGTAGCCCGGCACCGTCACGATCATCTTGGGCTTCTGGCCCTCCGCCACCCAGGGCGCAGGTGAGCCGCGCAGGCCGTGAAGCAGCGCGAAGGTCAGGACCATGCCCTGTAATTCCAGGCTGGAGTTGTTCCACACGAGGACGTTCTCGGCCTTCACGTCGAGGTACTGGGCGAACAGCGCGCGCGCCGAGGGCAGGCCCGCCACTCCCCCGGGATAGTTGCGCAGGTCGGTGCCGTCCAGATGCGTGTCGGTCTCGCCGAGCGCCGTCAGGAGGGCGCTACTGAGGTCGAAGTCGGCGTCGGACGGCTGCCCGCGCTGCAGGTTGAGCTTGAGTCCCCGCGCCTGCAACTCGGCGTAGGCGGCCTGGGCCTGGGCGAGGGCGGTGGTCGGCGTGGGGGTCGTCATGCTGCCCAGCCTACCTGCTTTGGGAAAAGGGAAGCCGGGCCTGTCTGGGGAGTGGGGGTGAGACGCCGGGGGGAGAGAAGTTGCCTGCACTTTCCGGCGCCCTGCCTCCTTCCCGGGGCCACAGGCCATCGCCCCTGCCTCCTCTGCTCTATGCTGGGGCCGGCGCCGTGCGATTGGCCCGGCCCGCCGTTCCCCGGTCTTCTGGCCGCTTCCTTTTGGCCGTCCACCCTTTCGCTTCCCGCCTATTTCAGCTCGCCCACACCTGGCGAACCCCAACAGGAGAAACGCAATGCACTACGTCGTACACCGGCCCCGCGTGGGGCTGTTCGTGGATACCCAGAACCTCTATCACTCGGCGCGCGACCTGCTGGAGCGCACCGTCAACTTCGAGACCATCCTCAAGGTCGCCACCGAGGACCGCGAGCTCGTCCACGCCATCAGCTATACCGTCGAGCGTGAGAACGAGGCCACGGCGCGGCCATTCATCTTCAAGCTCTCGGCGCTGGGCTACAAGGTGCGGCGCATGAACCTCACGCTGCACCACGTCACCGATGGCGGCAAGGCCATCTACGAGGGCAACTGGGACATGGGCATCGTGGCCGACATGGTCCGGATGATGGACCATTTCGACGTGGTGGTACTCGGCAGCGGTGACGGCGACTTTACCGACATCGTCGAGGTGCTCCAGGAGCGCGGCAAGCGGGTCGAGGTCATCGCCTTCCGTGAGCACACGGCCCAGAAGCTCATCGACGCCGCCGACCGGTTCACGCACCTGCCCGACATCGAGGGTGGCCTGATGCCCGCGC
The DNA window shown above is from Deinococcus sp. Leaf326 and carries:
- the lepB gene encoding signal peptidase I, translating into MNLPQPAAGPDPLPPAPASPAPARETPWRTFWRQWILGALLPVYLVTTFVCTLARVDGESMAPTLQSGQMLLLLKYPRWLHAWGLSGPYVHRGDLVIFKAPAESPYSYETLYGVTHRPYNVKRVIGLAGDTVAVEDGRVYVNGRPLAESYASAEGYVNSQPPEVVPPGKVWVMGDNRLTGASLDSRAYGAVDLRDVAGTADLRLWPRPGPVAR
- a CDS encoding NYN domain-containing protein, whose translation is MHYVVHRPRVGLFVDTQNLYHSARDLLERTVNFETILKVATEDRELVHAISYTVERENEATARPFIFKLSALGYKVRRMNLTLHHVTDGGKAIYEGNWDMGIVADMVRMMDHFDVVVLGSGDGDFTDIVEVLQERGKRVEVIAFREHTAQKLIDAADRFTHLPDIEGGLMPARQKGGQASKTEEKAEE
- a CDS encoding aminopeptidase translates to MTTPTPTTALAQAQAAYAELQARGLKLNLQRGQPSDADFDLSSALLTALGETDTHLDGTDLRNYPGGVAGLPSARALFAQYLDVKAENVLVWNNSSLELQGMVLTFALLHGLRGSPAPWVAEGQKPKMIVTVPGYDRHFLLLQTLGFELLCVNMEADGPDVDAAELLAAGDPAVKGILFVPTYSNPGGESISAEKARRLAGLRAAAPDFTIFADDAYRVHHLDGEHDEPVNFVALARDGGYPDRAFVFASTSKVTFASAGLGFVASSEDNVKWLGKYLGAQSIGPNKVEQARHVKFLNAYEGGLEGLMRDHAALIAPKFRAVYEALETELGEGGGGYATWATPRGGYFISLDTAEPVASRVVELAEAAGISLTPAGATYPDGQDPRNTNIRLSPTRPPLAEVGEAMRGVATCIRLASEEVRATR
- a CDS encoding MarR family winged helix-turn-helix transcriptional regulator, with protein sequence MPTRYSGTPEERQALSTYIRLWRASHAVEVAANRHLADHGLTTSQFGVLEAVYHVGPLSQRQLAQKILRSSGNLTMVIDNLERDGLVTRERDPQDRRVMRVTLTTEGEALIARMLPDHVRGICELFGVMEPAELETLGDLLRKLGLAVVDLPGPPPVPGRPGKS
- a CDS encoding DUF2259 domain-containing protein; amino-acid sequence: MAFSPDGARVLVLTRQILDGSGFPEARLVVLDTGTGRTLRDRTLSDETPGVTPAALEAQVLRGEQVRLKGWNLWLGRTSVPRYRAPTSPFPTWGEGIGAGQSRSVPVVLWSRPVPLVLGVRASGVACDFPDLLPGGAVPATFTLRVGGQRVAGLVRLPTCVARFRLDRVDIQGDRALLTVRAYRPGFEGPDALPVFVAARLR